The Trichosurus vulpecula isolate mTriVul1 chromosome 9, mTriVul1.pri, whole genome shotgun sequence region TGGGACTTAACTTTTAGAAGGTCTAGGAAAACTATCCTAATGACCTGATTACACTATGCTTATTAGACTTCTAGGACTTACCTTTCTAACTCTGCTCTTGATGTCATCCTTTTTCAAAACATCCCTCCCTCTAATCCTTACTCcattaaatattataattaatttcCAGCTTACCTTTTCAATTCGTCCTTTTGCTTCTGCAAAACGTTCACATCTCTTCTATCCTGTAGGAAACTTGCCCTTAATAATATCACCTTTTcaggctattattattactatttctcTTTTACTGCCCCAACTTCTCCAGCCCCATTTGGGTCTACTAGCTAAATCCATGTATCTGTTCCTCAGAAATAACAtttcatttcccatttccttGTGTTCGAATTGCCAATCCCCCACGCCTAGCATGTTTATTCTCAAGTTTCCACCCCAGGatccttttcccccttcaaaaTATAGCCCAAACACTATATTATGTATGATTCTATTCCTTAGTTCCCCTCTGACTTCTAGAATACTGTGCTAACTAGATTGTATCTATATAAGATTTGTGCATTCTTGCAGGTTGTCTTAACGTATTGATATGACTAGACGATGGCATTGATAAATATAATCTGAGGCCTGACTCACctctgaagacaggaagaaagcCAAGGGCCAGGCATACCTGAATGGAATGGACAGGCAGGTCTAAGGAACACCACCAAGGCTaggaagtatttttttccaaaaaacaaaacaaaacaaagcagtaTTTTCAGTGTATCTCTTTAGCCCATAGTGAAGAAGATATTGTGGAGTTTCTTAAAATTGAGTTTTCTCTAACTGAGCTACTGGGTTCatgccaaaatatttttatttttaaaaaatggctgcTTCTAAGTCAAGAGTTTATTTTCTGATACACTAGATATGCCTTGAGTCCAAACCATGCTTTCAATTCCTTTGCCCATTTGGGTCATTCTGACTATTCATCCTCTTGGGTTGTGTAATTCCTTTTCTATCAGTCCTAATCATCTATCAAACCCCTCTTACAAAAGTATCAGACATGAGAGAGATGATGGCCAGAATTACTTCTAGCTATCAGTGCTACTATTGACTTCTCAATTCTGTAAACATAGTCTCACCCTTCATCCATCTCAGTATAGTCGCTAAAGTATCCCCTAATGTCGTGATATCAGGGATTTTTGAATCTGGGAATTCACAAAAtgctgactgattttttttcttaggattttcccaattctttttcagtttttaaaaacaatctttTCATATTCTTACAATAAGAATGCATTTATAACATTCAGAATCCTGTTTTATATCCatttgtaatgacaatttagatttgaagatctttcccacccattaataagccatgtgatctgcctatgtcacaggaagcctaagtcacttgtggtaggaggagcttgctgagaggaaaaggaaagtgtgttgcaggaaatgtggagagagagcagttagagctgagggagagagcagatgtgtaGTGGCTGTGactgtatttgtgggaaggcccccaCAGGGGGAGaagatggttttgggatggtgaggctccatgctgtggtattgtgtattgaattctttgctgctatgataaattgggcttattggttatgggatttggtccttcggtgtctgaataaatgttttacttcttctgccttgtATGTGaagaatctcttatattttgagatatagaaccacataggcattttgacaattattatctatattgtgATAATTGCCTTGCTAATATACCATTGAACAACCATACTTATTAAACATGTGAAGTTCTATCTTTTAAGTCATTGTaatatatttgggtttttttggaggggggaagagagggcaattggggttaagtgacttgcccaaggtcacacagttagtaagtaagtcaagtgtctgaggccagatttgaactcaggtcctcctaactccagggttggtgctctactcactgcaccatctagctgcccctataacaTGACATTTGTTATAATGGTAAGCAAGAATGATAAGATAATCACTAAAATGTAGCATATACAGTAGTACTCAACAAAACTTTATTCATatgaatttaatatatttaaaataaatgataaacaGATAAAGATTGCAGCATCTCTCTTAATGCTAATTAAATAGTTCCAAGTTCCAACCTagttaattaaatattatttattaaatattctgtTCCCATAATCTTTTTACTTCTCTCTCATTAAAGACtaacacatctctctctctctctctctctctctctctctctctctctctctctctctctctctctatctatctatccccatTCCAATGTGTCTGAAAGGAAAGCTATCATGGTCAAAATTAACTCTATCACTGCTACAATTGACTTCTGATTTCTATGAACATAGTTTCACCATTCAGCCATCTAAGCATAGCAGCCAAAGTATTTCAAGAATTCTCTTCATAATGTTCGTAATTCAGATCCTAATTAAAGAAGTTCTCAGAGTCCTTTAACTCTATACCTTATTCAATCTCCCTCCAGACAtgatagtttatatatatatttatagtttaTTAACTCCCAAATTAAAATAAAGCAGACTGTCTTTCATGGGTTTATTTCCTCTAAGAGATAAAGTAACAGTATTCGTAGGTCTTATGGAGGGTCTATTGAAGCTGGTGTtgtattttcccaattatataaaaaaccaattttaacattcatttaaaaaaaattgagtttcaaattctctcctgcctcccccctccaagatggtaagcaatttgatgtaggttatacatgtgtggtcatgcaaaaatatttccatattagtcatgttgtgaaagaagacacaaaaaccctacaaaaataaaatggaaaaaatatacttcactctcattcagattccatcagttctttctttggacatggatagcatttttcttcatgagtcgtttggaattttcttgaataATTGTATTGGCTTAAAATAGCGAAGTcggtcacagttgatcattgtacaatattgctgttatgatgtacaatgttctcctggttctgttcgttTCACCAcctcagttcacataagtctttccaggttttctgagagaattctgctcatcatttcttatagaactatagtattccatcacaatcatataccacaacttgttcagccattccccaattgatgggtatcccttcaatttccaattcttggacaccactaaaggagctgctataaatatttttgtacatataggtagttttccatttttttgtctctttgggatacagacctagtagtggtattgctggatcaaagttttatagacctttggccatagttctaagttgctctccaaaatggttagatcagttcacaacttcaccaacagtgcattagtgtcccattcCCCTCtaacatcccctctaacatttatccttttccttttctgacatgttagccaatcttataggtgttaggtacctcagagttgtttttatctGCATTTAtttaaccaatagtgatttatagcatttgagCTTAAGTATTTAAGGACAGTTTCTAATAATTCCTCTAAATTTGATGTTATGCaaaaggaaatttaatttttcatctttaacTCATGCTTACTCAGCTTGAATACATGTGACTTATTTTAATAAAAGACAACCATAAGCCCCAGGCTACAGAGTGGCAAAACTGCAGAGGCAGCATAGAAGCAGAAAGAGTTGAGAGATACTGTACTTCAGATACTTGTTATGTGTGTATAAAAGAGTGAAAATTACACATTCTACTTTGTAGTCATACTCACACATGTTTCCAGGAAGAGCAGTGCTACTGTTGGATGCAAAGGAATGAGTCTCCCCCTTAAAGGAGGGAACTGAAAACCTCAGATTTTTCGTATTTTTCTTAAGAATAGATTTCTCAATAGAATTTTCTCTACAGCCCCCTTTACCTCCTTGTTCCTCAGGCTGTAGATGATGGGGTTCAGCATTGGGGTAACCACTCCATAGGACAGTGAAATGATCTCATCATAAGTCTTTGATTCCCTGGACTTGGGCTTCATGTACATGAAAAGAGCGGACCCATAGAACAAGACCACCACAGTCAGGTGGGCTGAGCAGGTGGAGAaagcttttttccttccctcacttGAATTGATCTTCAGGATAGTAGAGAGGATGAAAACAtatgagaagaaaatgaatagCAGAGGAATAATTAAGAAAACAATACTTGCAATTGTCATGACAAATACATTGAGGGAAATGTCTACACAAATAAGCTTAAGAAGGGCCAGGATCTCACAGGTAATGTGGTCAATGATATTCCCACAGAACGGCATCATCATAGCAAGAGTAGTTTGTACCAGGGAGTTCAGACACCCTATAATCCAAGTCCAAGCAGCCATTTGCACACAGAGTTCCTTATTCATGATGATGGTATATCTTAGGGGATTACAGATAGCTATGTACCTGTCATAGGCCATAACTGACAGCAGCAGACACTCTGTGGATCCCAATCCAAGGGACATAAACATCTGAAGTGCACATGTCGTGAAGGAAATGGATCTTCTGTCAGACATAAAATTAACCAGAATTTGGGGAACAGAGGCAGATGTGTAGCAGATATCCAGGAAGGAGAGGTTCCCAAGGAAAAAGTACATAGGGGTATGAAGGCAGGGATCCAGGATGCTGATGACAATAAGGAAGCTGTTTCCTAGAAGAATCACCAGGTACATCACTAGGCAGATCACATAAAGAAACAACTGGAGGCCTGGGTACTGAGAAAGTCCAATCAGGATAAACTCAGTCACAGCTGTGTAATTCCCTTTGTCCATGTTATTTCATTGCAGTCACCTATGGGAGTGATGGAAGGACACTGGTCATAACAATTGGATTgaacaataataatgatttatatttgtattgtatatacttagttttatttctttttatgtggattaataattttatttggtTTCCATTGATGGGCGCAGATGTTCaaatatatgaacacaaatgggaacaaaaaagagaagaaaaacatgcATTTGAACTTAAGTAAAAAAGCTGATATTAATacttgtaaatatttaataaatttatcatctttaatttctaatatggcaaatattgaaatataattcacataaacaaatgctccttggtttccttattaatttttaagagtttaGAGGTGTCcaaaaagtgctacataaatgttagcttttactAGTTATTATCCAATCAATTTTTAGCAAGATCAGCTTCTGGCATTCCTTGGAATAGCTGTTGTAGATCATCAAATTGAGGGAGAAAGCACAGTTCGCTCTGCTCCCAGAAGCTCAAAAGTGTGGATCAGTCAAACAGGAGGTATTTAAGGTTTCTTGCCCAAGTTTACCAAATTCAGTAAAACCTTTCCTTTGACCCAATTCTACATACCGTCCTAGGACCTGTCACTTGGACATACATTTAATCCAAGTGAAAGGATAAGCAGTAGCTCTGGATGGTATGATGTCAATTTAGAAAATTAtcttcattaaaatatttcaagTTACTGctgtcttttgtatttttattaatgacttagataaagatatggatcatatatgtatataaaatttggAAATTACATATGGAtgggaaagaaagataaattagtgaaaaataatttattaaatttttatgtgttgagcatatatatataaaagtgagaGAGTTCCTACCCTCAACAAGTATACATTCCAGTAAAGGAGATAATGCATATAGGAGATTGGTGGCCAGACAAAGGACTCAGTTTGGGCAACCATAGGAATGGTAAGTACACTACAATAAGTGAAGATCATACCCTTTTCAGACATAGCGGTATTACTAATTTGATTATATTTCTCAGCAAGATACAATAAAAAGGCAGGGCATATATAGATGCTGGGTAAAGAATCTGAACGACTGTTATGTGAAAGAGGGATTTAGcttgttttgtttaaaaagagAATACAGAACTAAGAATAATTGGTAGAAGtggcaaagaagcaaatttggtCCTTTTGAAATCTACTGGGAGTAAGGTGTTTGTACTTGATTAACTTTGACATAAGGCAAATTGTGGTAAATATAAAGGTcaagagaaaataatataagaaattcaACAAGAGAACAACCATTTTCAGGAGAGATGAATGAATGTTTTTGGAAGAGTTTACACTAGAAATTGGTCTGGaaggaagagatttttaaaataggtAAGTATAGGAGAGTTTCATTTCTGGGTTAGGGAACATGGTGAACAAAAGTGAGGAGATGGAAGATGGCAGGGTGGAATGTGGAGTGGTGCCTGGAAAAGTTGGCTGGATCCAGATTGAGAGGGCCTTCCAAGCTCAGCTTTGCTCACAGGTCACCAGCCTGAGCTGTTTCTAAGGTACTGAAAAAACACAACAGTCAGGGTCCTAAAAAGGAAAAGTGAGATTGAACCCTCCAAAACTTGGCACTAATGTAGTCTAAAGTCAAGAAACAGATGAGAAGAATtttgagcaaaaaaataaaaaaagaatcaaatcaTGAAAAGCTATTATGGTAACAAGTATActtaagacacaaacccagaagagaatgTCCCCAAAACATctgcaagcaaaaagaaaattcagagaaaaactccaaaacatctacaaggaaagagaaaatacagagaaaactGCAGCATGAGAACAAATTTAACTGTAATTCCTGGAAGTGAAGTGCGTTACAGAAATAGTTAAGGgaagttgtctttttttaataaatgaaatgagagcatgatgaaaaaattggaaaagaatgagaattatggaagagagaattttaaaggaaattaacTTGGCACAATAGGCATAACCTTGGCCAAGAGTTAAAGTTTTGTTTCATAGGCAATGGAGattcactgaaggtttttgagtccAGAAGAGAGTATATCAGAGCAATGCAGCAAGAAAAGTATTTTGGCAGTAGGATTTCAGAGGAACAAGCCTCAGAGGCACAGACGCTAGCTAAGAGACTATGGTTTCGATAACATGCTGAACTTGGGATCAAGAATGACTAAATTAAAATACTGCCATAAGCAAATCCCTCAACCCCTTCTTTCCACATtccatcctcttttcttcctaattctctcctcacaccccacccccatctctaaGTCTCTAAGGTGAAGAGTTGTTGTCTAATTGCATTGGAAGGGAAATTATTCTCATTGGGAATTTTCCATACCATTGCAGGTCCGACGGAGGGAGgggatatatgtatgtgcacacatatgtgtacatatatgcatacctatatacatgtatatacacccatatgcacccatatacatacatgtatatacacacacacacacacacacacacacacacacacataacaaaaCGCAAAGGTTAATTATCTCCTCACAATTGGTATCCAAGAAGCCTTATTACTGGGTGATGGGTTATAGTGGTAATGCTCACAATTAATACTTTGGGGTGATGAGCAGAAAGAGGACTTGAAGTATCAtactagagctggaagtgaccagAGGAGCCATTTGTCCAAGTCCTGCATTTTGTGCAATGGGAAACATAGAGTCAGAATTTGTTTCGAATCAGGGACTGGAATGTAGGACTCAGGTCTCCTAACTTTTAGGTGGTGCTTCTTTACTCAAGTTGTTGACATTTGGCTTTTCTTGGGGGAATAGGGGAAGTTGCCTTTCCAGGGGGAGGATCCATTAGTTTTATGATTCAGGGTAAGAAGCCAAGAAGGGAAAGGGACCTTCCAGGTACACCCTGACCCCAAGCTTAACAACTCTATTGGAGTCTATTCTGAGGGGAGGTTTGAGCAGCTTGGGAGGAGGAAGCTTCCCAGGATAGGAGAGTCAGGGGCTGTTTCAagaatctggctagcagctgctgtggggggtgcaaaatcaacaacaaccagctcacagaatgctgcaagctcaggttcttttgatctgctttactaagaaaagtgatgttaaggggttaacaggcttactttaattcagcatacaaataccattcactcagttcaggggaaaaagtcagcaccctgaacttcagagcaaatgcaaacaaattacaaacatcaacaggcaggctaaatacaattcatagttaccaacatctaagttcagcccgggagctcataacaaaggccggcccagagtcacacatgccaccattgctgtgggtcagagctccgaaaaagagaaagccaacccctggttttatatctttttcagggtcaagggtgagtcacacatgcgactcacccgcgtgacctaaaatcgtcacaaagatgtgacttaaacccatgtggtctaaaagcctctgatgtcacaaacatgtcactcaaacccaggtaaactaggctttcccttgaggcaaggagatcaccaaggactcctaatttaatcaaactcttcaagggcacttggttgaactaagtgctaagaacccattttgattgccaacacagggGCATCCCGAGAAGACCCGATCCTCTAGCGGTAGAAGAAAAGGagtaagtgcctattgtgtgctagacactgtgccaacaactttataaatattatttcatttgatcctcacaacaaccctgggaaatggatgctattattatcctgattttacaattgaagatactaaggcaaacagaagttaaattatttgcctgggttcacaaagctagtaagtgtctgagcctgcatttaaacttagatcttccCGACTTGAgcctgcaccatctagttgccctagCTAGCATTTTAACTAAAAATAATTATGCAtagttgttttaaatatattgatTTCTATTCCTGATCTAAAAAGATTAGAATCAGGAGATCTTGCCAACTGTATTCTCTAAATTTCCCTCTTCACATCTTTAAAATTTCTCCATATTCtgacctttgtttttgtttccgaGGAAGAAACGTCCCCATTATTTTCCACGGCTGACTGTTATGCCCGTATTCTTGATCCTATCTTTTCCTACCACCCTTACgctatgttaattatttccatttcttttaatcttttcctTGAGTTTTTCCATTCTACAAATGCACTCATGTCTCTCCCATTCTGAAAGAAACTTTCCCTTGATCTTGGCCTTGTATTGTGCTATTGTACTATTgaactcttctcttttccttctacttgAACTTCTAGAAATGCTCCCTCCAGTTTATCACTACCCTCTTACTGCTTAGCTTCTTGCAATTTGGTTCTTGTTGCCACTAATCCACTGAGATGCTCCttgctctttcctccttttttgctAGGGCCTCATCTACTTTAACTTATTGCACGGATAATAAAGAGATCTCAAACATTCTGCTTCTCATCTCACCTGTCCCCTTGGTTGTAACAGTTTCCTTCACAGGCCACACCCTCTACCAAGTTGGGGAAGATAACCTCACTTAGAGGTCTTTAAATTAGGTTCCGTGATCACTTCCTCACCAAGTAATTCTGCATTTTCCACAATTTCTTTGATTTACTTACTTCTGATAATAGCTACTTTCTTGAAAACACTTGAGATTAGAAAAATAAGGGTGGGAGAATTGGTTTCTTGCTAAAATTTGCACCCTGGTGGCTAGTTTAGCTATTCCTGTCTTGGATCCAGGAGCACTGAATCCTGGAATTATCAAAATATACAATATTAGAAATAGATGGAGATGGggacttgacctgtgatttcatcagcacaaAGAAGTCCggagtgtggaaattccctctaccaatgtggaTCCTACCTTCTCTTGAAATCATATTTTTAGAATTACTCAGACGACTcaaagattgtgacttgcccaagttacgCAGCCAGCAAGCATGGGTCAGAGGTGGAATTCGAACCCAAATTTTCCCAGCTTCAAGGCTCACTCTATCCATAACACCAAGTTGTCTctcattagagctagaaggacacAGGATCTagaacaaaaaagtttaagaagaagAATGGAAGTTAGAAACTagcacatagaatgtcagagttaaaATGGTGTCTTAGAAAAGGGAATTTGGAATGTCAGTGTTGCAAGGTactttagaacacagaagataaaatagcagagtgaaaggaactttagaacatagagcataataaatacttgtttaataTTAGGAGAATGAACATAGAATTTAAGAGCTTTGATGGACTATTTTTGTAGAGGAGACACTTGACTACCAGAGAAAATACAGGGATGTGTCACTACTAGAAAAGCTAGATGGAATTCAATAAAAGTTGAACTGATACTGTAATCATTCTGAGCAAGATGCATAGGAAAGTCTAATTGGCAGAAATA contains the following coding sequences:
- the LOC118831136 gene encoding olfactory receptor 13D1-like produces the protein MDKGNYTAVTEFILIGLSQYPGLQLFLYVICLVMYLVILLGNSFLIVISILDPCLHTPMYFFLGNLSFLDICYTSASVPQILVNFMSDRRSISFTTCALQMFMSLGLGSTECLLLSVMAYDRYIAICNPLRYTIIMNKELCVQMAAWTWIIGCLNSLVQTTLAMMMPFCGNIIDHITSHLTVVVLFYGSALFMYMKPKSRESKTYDEIISLSYGVVTPMLNPIIYSLRNKEVKGAVEKILLRNLFLRKIRKI